The genomic DNA CAGAGGTTACAGCTGGTTTTAGCCCTACTGGACCTGGGAAATTATTTGATGTGACAAATCTGGATTCTAGTAATACATCAACAAAGTAAGAAATTATTTAAATTATGTTCGACAAAAAAGAACAAAAAAATACAGATAATTTATCACAAAAAGATGTTGTAGATAAAAAAGTAGAAATGGATTTTAATACAATTCCAGATGTTTTTTATGGTGGAACAGAGCCAAAAGTAGAATTTAAAAAGACACAAATCAAAATGGTAAAAGAAAATAAAACAGAAATGGTAGATAAGCCAAAACAACCAGAGTTGATACAACCAAAAAAAGTAGAAGAACAGAAAAAACAAAATAAACCTATCTTGAGATCTATAAAAGTAAAAACACCAAAAAAGAAATTGTCTATTTTATGGATAATTTTGATAGCAGTTGGAACTACTGTCACAATTGTGCTTATTTCTTGGTATTATTTAAATCAAGCTGGGTATTTCAGTGATGTTCAAGAAGAAGGTATACTACAAGAAAATACGGATATAAAAATTCCTGTACAAATTCCTACAGAAACAGTGGTAGATGTTATAGTCTCAACGACTACCATCACTACTACCACTACCACGGAAGAGGTTGTAGAAGAGCCGGCTTCTTTGCAAGAGCCTGCTTTAGAGTTCCCTTCAATCAACTTTAAAAATACAGAAGATCTGGACCAAGATAATATGACAGATTTAGAAGAAGAGGTTTTCTCTACAGATAGTAGTATTTGGGATTCGGATCAAGATAGTTATTACGATGGGCAAGAGCTTGTAAATCTATACAATCCAAAAGGGTTTGCGCCTGTTCGAATTATAGATTCTGGACTTGTCCGTGAATATGTAAATCCAATATGGAAGTATAGAATTTATTATCCAGTTGTTTGGGAGGTTGCAAGTGTGGACATTGATGCAAACCAGATATTAATAAGTAGTGCAACTGGTGAATATATAGAAATTAGAGCATTTAAAAAAGATAAAACACAAACATTTTTGAATTGGTTTAGTGAAAAAGCAGTAGATCAGAAATTTACAGATTTATCAGAATTTATAAATCGTTTTGAACAGGATGGTTATAGAAGAGCGGACAATCTTGTGGCCTATTTTATACAAGACGAGACGGTTTTTACGGTTGTGTATCATCAAAATACAGAAGGTAATATAAAGTATAGACATATAGTTGAGATGTTGTTGCAAAGTTTTAGATATGGTAATTCTGTAGATATAGATATTACAAAACAGCCTTTGGTTGGATTTGGAGAAGGTGAACTATGAGTGTGAGTATATATAAAACAGTTAAAAATACTGGAATAAAACAAAAAGTTGTTTTAAGTGCTGTGAAAAAAACTTTATCAAAAATTGGTGTAAAAAATAAAGACATAAGCATTAGTTTTATAGGGAGAAAAAAGATGAATAGTTTAAATAAACGATATAGAAAGAAAAATAGACCTACAGATGTTTTATCTTTTTCAGCTCAAGAAGGATTTGGTATTGGTGAAAATAGTGATTTTGGAGATATCTTTATTTGTGTACCTTTTGTAGAAAAACAAGCAAAAAAGCAAAATATAAGCTACAAAGAAGAATGCTTGAGAATGGTAATTCATGGTGTATTGCATCTTGCTGGGTATGACCATATTACAAAAAAAGATGAAAAAATAATGTTTGGTATTCAAGAAAATATTTTAAAGAAAATGGTATGAGCGTAAAAAAAATTTTTACAAGTTTTAGAAATGCTGGAAGGGGTATTATTTATGTTTTTAAAAATGAGCAAAATTTTAGAATTCAAATTATAGTATCTATTTTTATTCTAGCTTTACTTTTTATTTTTAAGATAAAGCGTACAGAGGTTATTGTGATTTTACTTCTGATAACATTAGTTTTAATTTTGGAAATTCTAAATAGTGCTGTAGAGAAGTTTGCAGATATTGTAAAACCACGTTTGCACGAGCAGGTAAAAATAGTAAAAGATATATTAGCCGCAATGGTATTATTTTCTGCGGTCAGTTCTGGAATAATTGGGTTTATAATTTTTTTACCGTATGTTTTGGATTTCTGGATAAATTAGTGATATAATAAATTGATTATATTGTCTTATATATGCGAAAGAATAGAAATAAAATAGAACTGATCACAGGGTTGGATATAGGTTCT from Candidatus Magasanikbacteria bacterium includes the following:
- the ybeY gene encoding rRNA maturation RNase YbeY, which gives rise to MSVSIYKTVKNTGIKQKVVLSAVKKTLSKIGVKNKDISISFIGRKKMNSLNKRYRKKNRPTDVLSFSAQEGFGIGENSDFGDIFICVPFVEKQAKKQNISYKEECLRMVIHGVLHLAGYDHITKKDEKIMFGIQENILKKMV
- a CDS encoding diacylglycerol kinase, giving the protein MSVKKIFTSFRNAGRGIIYVFKNEQNFRIQIIVSIFILALLFIFKIKRTEVIVILLLITLVLILEILNSAVEKFADIVKPRLHEQVKIVKDILAAMVLFSAVSSGIIGFIIFLPYVLDFWIN